A single genomic interval of Spinacia oleracea cultivar Varoflay chromosome 6, BTI_SOV_V1, whole genome shotgun sequence harbors:
- the LOC110778064 gene encoding cyanidin 3-O-galactoside 2''-O-xylosyltransferase FGGT1 — protein sequence MSMENENSNGNDEHLHIAMCPWFAFGHITSFLHLANKLAEKGHKISFFLPTKTKNKFVIHNHHPNLITLIPIQLPSVDGLPVGAETTADVPASSRPLIMTAMDQTQDTIESHLCTLKPDFIFFDFADWVPKVARKHQIKSLFYSTVYLVTVAYLLPQPRNLPINCFSEEDLKQPPPEFPLPSIRLRSHEARSLSSASKAEFGGGGMSLLERVSVAFRECDAVCIKTCREMEGPYCDFVQKNYGKPVLLAGPVVPELPSGKLDEYFEDWLQGFGNGSVLYCALGSECFLQKHQFQEIVLGLELTGMPFLAALKLPIECSTLESALPEGFTERTKGRGIVHISWVQQQLILQHPSVGCFLTHCGAGSLSEAMVSNCQVVMLPHAVDQSINARMMSLDLKLGVEIDKRDEDGFFTREAVCKAVATVMEVENEVGREVRANHAKWKEFLLREGLEESYISGFIQSLKDLA from the exons ATGTCCATGGAAAATGAGAATAGCAATGGAAACGACGAGCATTTGCATATAGCAATGTGTCCATGGTTTGCTTTTGGTCACATTACTTCTTTTCTCCATTTAGCCAACAAACTTGCTGAAAAGGGTCACAAGATCTCTTTCTTCCTCCCTACAAAAACCAAAAACAAGTTTGTCATTCACAACCACCACCCAAATCTCATCACTTTGATTCCAATCCAACTCCCGTCTGTGGATGGACTTCCTGTTGGAGCTGAAACAACTGCGGATGTTCCTGCTTCTTCTAGGCCTCTCATAATGACTGCCATGGACCAAACTCAGGATACAATTGAATCCCATCTTTGTACCCTTAAACCTGATTTCATCTTCTTTGACTTTGCTGACTGGGTTCCTAAAGTGGCCCGAAAACACCAAATTAAGTCATTGTTTTATTCCACAGTTTACTTAGTAACAGTTGCTTACTTGCTCCCTCAGCCAAGAAACCTACCTATCAACTGCTTCTCAGAGGAAGATTTGAAGCAGCCACCACCAGAGTTTCCTTTGCCTTCTATCAGGCTACGATCCCATGAAGCTCGTAGCCTTTCTAGTGCATCTAAAGCTGAGTTTGGAGGTGGTGGGATGTCATTGTTGGAAAGAGTTTCAGTAGCTTTCCGAGAGTGTGATGCTGTTTGTATCAAGACTTGTAGGGAGATGGAAGGGCCTTATTGTGACTTTGTTCAGAAGAACTATGGTAAGCCTGTGCTTCTTGCTGGGCCTGTGGTGCCAGAACTGCCTTCTGGTAAGCTTGATGAGTACTTCGAAGATTGGTTGCAGGGTTTTGGAAACGGTAGTGTGTTGTATTGTGCACTTGGGAGTGAATGTTTCCTTCAAAAACACCAGTTTCAAGAGATTGTTTTGGGACTTGAACTCACAG GTATGCCCTTCTTGGCCGCCCTTAAGTTGCCTATAGAATGCTCCACACTCGAGTCAGCCTTACCTGAAGGGTTCACAGAAAGAACAAAAGGAAGAGGAATTGTTCACATTAGTTGGGTGCAACAACAACTGATCTTGCAACATCCTTCAGTGGGATGTTTCCTAACACATTGCGGGGCCGGATCCTTGTCAGAAGCTATGGTTAGCAACTGTCAAGTAGTGATGTTACCTCACGCAGTTGATCAATCCATCAATGCAAGAATGATGAGCCTTGACTTGAAACTCGGGGTGGAGATTGACAAGAGAGATGAAGACGGTTTCTTTACTCGTGAGGCGGTTTGTAAGGCAGTGGCGACAGTCATGGAGGTGGAGAATGAAGTGGGAAGAGAGGTTCGAGCTAACCATGCAAAATGGAAGGAGTTTTTGTTAAGAGAAGGACTTGAGGAATCCTACATCAGTGGGTTTATTCAGAGTCTAAAAGACCTTGCATAA
- the LOC110778063 gene encoding uncharacterized protein: MASQLSLFSSSLLSHPFKTSIPFYKLPFKAPKQLAFNALPSSSYSSSEEQAMLEAVARSQGNSLPCVRTYENDMARLSLTGSVPFEQALTAAASDGGETANEHVDAGLSTMVVEALYPGPDDEHSTVSTRLFLPAKKVKEKARKLRSSLPNDILSSTNSRNILAMTFRQVVVQELWNFELAIFRPGSQRNMEDLGSPREVTASFVLSSSDEKVIAGLAEAVCILALESTQKDFLQESARKASNGLFNWFSKSKKFSSKDSSVIIHMFEDAIIENAKSLLDKFNLVRAKYDIKNKKPTKSAWTSLMCSKLEKIGGSEFSMWTMEYVPAYRLEIDADRVTNLKFEGWKKTMGNSWEVFLTHSEMVGLANILDLYFEDFCTLPSKQQLSCDAVRIPKKLSKSKRGFSWLGFLRSTLVTATLLVSVGVLVKLFMPHLNIPRRYPREKYVISSENDYEQVQPLNLEASELDVYCSAIVKKIKDCYGWNGDVKFEPSVGAWIGEFPLYLRYGYEADPNGQDITGSSEVSATNKEELETSVHEIASYQVVLTPEGKIVGFQPTSRVAVNHWSTNPISKELYGGKELSPGLLEPRLKIYKPEKVIVLELLMSLNQDNHFALARQAR, from the exons ATGGCGTCTCAACTGTCTCTCTTCTCCTCCTCACTCCTCTCTCACCCCTTCAAAACATCCATACCCTTTTACAAACTCCCGTTCAAAGCCCCAAAACAGCTCGCTTTCAATGCCTTACCTTCTTCCTCGTACTCTTCTTCGGAAGAACAAGCAATGCTTGAAGCCGTGGCTCGGTCGCAGGGAAATTCACTCCCCTGTGTTCGCACCTACGAAAACGACATGGCTCGGCTCTCTCTCACCGGCTCCGTACCCTTCGAGCAAGCTCTAACTGCCGCCGCTTCCGACGGCGGAGAAACCGCCAACGAACATGTTGATGCTGGGTTATCGACGATGGTTGTGGAGGCACTTTACCCTGGTCCTGATGATGAGCATAGCACTGTGTCGACTAGGCTG TTTCTCCCAGCTAAGAAGGTGAAAGAGAAAGcaaggaagctaagaagttcTCTTCCCAACGATATTCTCTCTAGTACAAATTCCAGAAATATCCTGGCAATGACATTTAGACAAGTTGTAGTGCAGGAGCTCTGGAACTTCGAATTGGCAATATTCCGACCTGGATCACAAAGAAATATGGAGGATCTTGGAAGCCCAAGAGAG GTTACTGCTTCTTTTGTACTCAGCTCGTCAGATGAGAAGGTCATTGCTGGACTTGCAGAAGCAGTTTGCATTTTAGCTCTTGAAAGCACTCAAAAGGATTTTCTTCAAGAATCAGCAAGAAAAGCATCAAATGGTCTCTTCAATTGGTTTTCAAAAAGTAAGAAGTTTTCATCAAAAGATTCTTCGGTGATCATACATATGTTTGAGGATGCAATAATTGAAAATGCCAAAAGCCTTTTGGATAAGTTCAACTTGGTAAGAGCAAAATACGACATTAAAAACAAGAAACCAACAAAATCGGCATGGACGTCGTTGATGTGTTCTAAATTGGAGAAGATTGGTGGATCTGAGTTTAGTATGTGGACAATGGAATATGTACCTGCTTATAGGCTTGAGATTGATGCTGATAGAGTCACTAATCTGAAATTTGAAGGTTGGAAAAAGACAATGGGAAATAGTTGGGAAGTTTTCTTGACCCACTCAGAAATG GTTGGATTGGCTAACATTCTAGATTTATATTTTGAGGACTTCTGCACACTTCCCAGTAAACAGCAGCTATCATGTGATGCAGTCAGAATCCCGAAAAAGTTGTCAAAGAGTAAG AGAGGTTTTTCTTGGCTTGGTTTTCTGAGAAGCACTCTTGTCACCGCAACTTTACTGGTTTCTGTTGGTGTGCTGGTCAAACTATTTATGCCGCATCTAAACATTCCAAGAAGATATCCTAGAGAAAAATATGTGATTTCCTCAGAGAATGACTACGAACAAGTGCAACCTTTGAATTTAGAGGCTTCTGAG CTGGATGTTTATTGCTCTGCAATTGTTAAGAAGATAAAGGATTGTTATGGTTGGAATGGAGATGTAAAATTTGAACCCAGTGTTGGAGCGTGGATTGGGGAATTTCCCCTTTATTTAAGGTACGGTTATGAGGCAGATCCAAACGGTCAAGATATTACAGGTAGCTCTGAAGTGTCTGCAACAAATAAGGAAGAGCTGGAAACATCTGTCCACGAAATTGCTAGTTATCAG GTTGTTTTAACGCCCGAGGGAAAAATTGTTGGCTTCCAGCCAACGAGTCGTGTAGCAGTTAATCACTGGTCAACCAATCCCATATCCAAAGAGTTGTACGGTGGCAAGGAGCTCTCCCCTG GGCTTTTGGAACCTCGTCTGAAGATCTATAAACCCGAGAAAGTGATTGTCCTTGAGTTGTTGATGTCATTGAATCAAGATAATCATTTCGCATTAGCCAGACAAGCACGGTAG